The genome window GCTCGCCCAAAGGTATGGTTGTCGCTCCTTTTTGCTTGTGGTACGGCGGCTGCGTCTTGGCATCGCCGAGCGCGACGCCGCAGCCTACGCCTTCGGAATAACACATAGCGCTATCACGCCGCCTTCCAGTTGGCGAAGAATCCTGGCTCTTCTCCTGCAAGCCTAACGATCCCTGTTCATGGATGAACCAGTTCAGCCTGCCCCCAGTGGCCCTTGCGTGCTATGGGTGCGCTATGGTCTGCCGCCAGGATGTCCCGCGCTCGCTTGGCTCGCCCGCAATCGGGCAAGATCCAGCGCGCCGACTCCATTGGCTACCCGTGCCCACGGGTAATTTTGACGGAACAAAGCTACCGATGGTGGTATAAGCGTTAGTGGACCACAGCTAATGGTAGAAATTGGCTCTTTCCGCCGAAGCGATCTCCCGGAATTTGCTCCATTTGCGATAACAATGAGCCCGCCTTTGGACAAACTTTGCTGCCTCCTCTGCAATTGAGAATCAGGAATTCGCGATGCCTCAGCTGATACTTGCGATCGACCAGGGAACCACGGGCACAACTGTTTTGGTCGTAGATCGCCGCGGCCGCATCCGGGGCCGAGCTTACACCGAGATCAGGCAGTACTATCCGAAACCGGGATGGGTCGAGCATGACCCCGAGGAAATTTACCGCTCGGTCG of Candidatus Binatus sp. contains these proteins:
- a CDS encoding FGGY family carbohydrate kinase, whose amino-acid sequence is MPQLILAIDQGTTGTTVLVVDRRGRIRGRAYTEIRQYYPKPGWVEHDPEEIYRSV